The Acanthopagrus latus isolate v.2019 chromosome 6, fAcaLat1.1, whole genome shotgun sequence genome includes a region encoding these proteins:
- the cass4 gene encoding cas scaffolding protein family member 4, translating to MNKLAKALYDNTAECADELAFRKGDIITVMDQNVAGTSGWWMCSLYGRQGLAPANRLQLLPQKTGPVVGSLSYVTENPTLIDDKNNNSAQNIYQIPSVPRASSSQAYECMDIIYTVPSSPLSASKSPSALKHSTEGHEPSFSSMASSPKGEVYDVPSQSRRASLFTVPATPRHMPRKYSLLPNSELEKSFDSLESLRCSSPGDSYVYAVPPPLHLDPNYDIPVPSATTEEAQQKIISGYSTLLNPKKPEWIYDVPVGPEKQSPPKGPYDTMPSKAVCRQLYDTLPAHAWNIQRSSPTASLYDVPKSNSFDFQSPPKVLPRVPISEKPPTQRLTEELGHAVPPQEETLNQVHSDPPTDHIPLECRGESSNTHELKRVRLQRMRNFLACTSFHDLQGNRESLVHDDEERSRTLRLSAADSQRISTASSSSTSSCDSLALSSSSPEPLREVTLSQEEACRRLLDLQESICRAVPCLMDFVSSHWRSKVHLEKHLKEIKEAAQEITRSVTLFLNFALDIKGNACRLTDANLQTRLYKQLSIVEDSGVILQQTVSALNMAGWSLNTLCQDLGQVQTPDQLERFVMVARTVPEDVKRLVSIINANGKLLFRAPQKDPEPINTTGQPSEQGGGLVDDENDYVELQTKIDFEKQQKEVQKEPKQNIPPVSNKAQADNTESGSGTEEHRPSTLSEHCRLYFGALQKAIGGFVESLRDGQPPEKFISQSKLVIMVGQRLVDTMCREAQRGGSSQSLLCKSNHLCALLKQLAVATKRAALHFPDKKALHEAQEFAKELAQRAQHFRISLDL from the exons AACAAGCTTGCAAAGGCTCTGTATGACAACACTGCAGAGTGTGCAGATGAGCTGGCCTTCAGAAAAGGGGATATCATCACAGTGATGGATCAGAACGTGGCTGGCACAAGTGGATGGTGGATGTGTTCTCTTTATGGACGGCAAGGCTTGGCCCCTGcaaacagactgcagctttTACCACAAAAAACTGGACCCGTTGTAGGCTCCTTAAGCTATGTCACAGAAAACCCCACATTAAttgatgataaaaataataacagtgcCCAAAATATCTATCAGATCCCAAGTGTTCCCCGAGCCTCCAGCAGTCAAGCTTATGAATGCATGGACATAATCTACACGGTTCCGTCCTCTCCTCTATCAGCTTCAAAAAGCCCATCAGCACTTAAGCACAGCACAGAAGGACATGAG CCTTCATTCTCAAGCATGGCGTCCAGTCCAAAAGGGGAGGTTTACGATGTCCCAAGCCAATCAAGAAGAGCTTCTCTTTTCACT GTTCCAGCTACTCCAAGACACATGCCACGAAAATACTCACTCCTTCCAAATTCTGAGCTGGAGAAAAGTTTTGACTCACTGGAGAGTTTAAGGTGTAGCAGTCCAGGAGACTCTTAT GTGTATGCAGTTCCACCACCTTTGCACCTGGACCCAAACTATGACATACCCGTTCCCTCTGCCACAACAGAAGAGGCCCAACAGAAAATCATCAGTGGATACAGCACCCTTCTCAACCCAAAGAAGCCTGAGTGGATTTATGATGTGCCAGTGGGTCCTGAGAAACAAAGTCCACCCAAAGGCCCCTATGATACCATGCCCTCCAAAGCTGTTTGTAGGCAGCTTTATGACACTCTTCCAGCACATGCTTGGAACATTCAAAGAAGCAGTCCAACTGCCTCCTTATATGATGTACCAAAATCCAATTCTTTTGACTTTCAAAGTCCACCCAAAGTGTTGCCAAGAGTCCCAATTTCTGAAAAGCCGCCTACACAGAGGCTTACAGAAGAGTTAGGTCATGCAGTTCCACCTCAGGAAGAAACCCTCAACCAAGTTCACAGTGATCCCCCTACAGATCATATACCCCTTGAGTGCAGGGGCGAATCAAGCAACACTCATGAACTCAAAAGGGTGCGTCTTCAGAGAATGAGAAACTTCCTGGCCTGTACATCTTTCCATGATCTTCAAGGAAACAGGGAATCACTGGTGCATGACGATGAAGAGCGCAGTAGAACCTTacgtctctctgcagcagacagtcaAAGGATCAGCACGGCCTCtagctcctccaccagctcctgtgACTCTCTGGCTCTCAGCTCGTCTTCTCCTGAGCCTCTGCGAGAAGTGACACTCAGCCAGGAGGAGGCCTGCCGCAGACTTCTGGACCTGCAGGAGTCTATTTGCAGGGCTGTGCCCTGTCTCATGGACTTTGTCAGCAGTCACTGGAGGAGCAAAGTGCATCTGGAGAAACACCTGAAAGAGATCAAAGAAGCAGCGCAAGAGATTACACGTTCCGTGACACTCTTCCTGAACTTTGCCCTTGACATTAAGGGCAATGCCTGCCGTTTGACCGATGCCAACCTTCAGACAAGGCTCTATAAACAGCTGTCCATTGTAGAAGACTCAGGCGTGATCCTCCAACAAACTGTAAGTGCTCTGAACATGGCTGGATGGTCTCTCAACACACTCTGTCAGGACCTGGGGCAGGTCCAGACACCTGACCAACTGGAGCGCTTCGTTATGGTGGCACGCACTGTTCCAGAGGACGTCAAGCGCCTGGTGTCTATCATCAACGCCAATGGCAAGCTTCTTTTCAGAGCCCCTCAGAAAGATCCAGAACCTATTAACACTACAGGTCAACCAAGTGAACAAGGAGGGGGCTTAGTGGATGATGAAAACGACTATGTAGAGTTACAG ACTAAGATTGACTTTGAAAAGCAGCAGAAGGAAGTGCAAaaggaaccaaaacaaaatatccCACCAGTCTCTAACAAGGCACAG GCTGATAACACTGAGTCTGGCAGTGGCACGGAAGAACATCGACCATCCACCCTATCTGAGCATTGCCGACTTTACTTTGGTGCTCTCCAGAAGGCCATTGGGGGATTTGTGGAAAGTCTCCGAGATGGCCAGCCACCAGAAAAATTCATCTCGCAAAGTAAGCTGGTAATCATGGTTGGCCAGAGACTGGTGGACACTATGTGCAGGGAGGCACAACGTGGAGGTTCCAGCCAGAGCCTTCTGTGCAAGAGTAACCACCTGTGTGCTCTCCTGAAGCAGCTAGCTGTGGCCACAAAGAGGGCAGCATTGCACTTCCCAGATAAGAAGGCTCTGCACGAGGCCCAAGAGTTTGCAAAAGAGCTGGCCCAAAGAGCACAACATTTTCGAATATCTCTTGACCTCTGA